One genomic region from Deltaproteobacteria bacterium encodes:
- a CDS encoding DUF4215 domain-containing protein: MARREGNLRTSVCAIIALASFAAVLLAAAPRSSAQSADECLVGVNDQASGYVADGATLCAEAQNKKCTFNLALCLNLSQSGCDAGEIKSEKGTACGKKLKKASRSGTDSACGGSVGVKVKTKKHGTAERTCIVKVMAKTKGKPSRKDSDTVTLMCKPQAGQCSTTTTTTTSPSTTTTTIPMCGNGVREGDEECDDGNTDNTDGCTNACKLAACGDGFVHAGVEQCDPPCGTGCGAGQICNESCQCETASACACGTPDPTQLKFTTSAPSSLQTGSLMPSKCVQCVLPSNCGNDCTTDAECIDGGTCRGPLTSGGLYFGGGLVGVALPNQVPDLGTSFTKTCCNGTKLVLAATTDTDTGVDARTCTSAGCLFGPPLPIPNQNNAAVSTCVINSIARNAVGTATCTTGDTPQLSLPLTSVIYLTGDIDNEPANGIQPCPICRPDTNVCMGGPNDGMPCTPGDSGPDFPNGPYPTSHDCPPPEPQIIGQLPIGFNLSSGTQTVNSFSTSAQQRAFCAYCFDDVATSQFERPPHACTSDSDCTTGNFTSCRQQSAHNGAFGNTGATTITETGTPAGSLVDHLPHASTLVSVFCIPPTYNPIIDPTADLPGPGAVSLPGSAQLIPQPLAARGQGVEP, from the coding sequence ATGGCCCGACGCGAAGGGAACCTCCGTACATCGGTGTGCGCGATCATCGCCCTCGCCTCGTTTGCCGCGGTGTTGCTCGCCGCCGCTCCGCGCAGCAGCGCACAGAGCGCCGACGAATGCCTCGTCGGTGTGAACGATCAGGCGAGCGGGTATGTCGCCGACGGGGCGACGCTCTGCGCCGAGGCGCAGAACAAGAAGTGCACGTTCAATCTCGCCCTCTGCCTCAACCTCTCGCAGTCCGGTTGCGATGCTGGAGAGATCAAGAGCGAAAAGGGGACCGCTTGCGGAAAGAAGCTGAAGAAGGCGTCGCGCTCGGGGACGGACTCCGCGTGCGGCGGCTCCGTCGGGGTCAAGGTCAAGACCAAGAAGCACGGAACGGCCGAACGGACGTGCATCGTGAAGGTCATGGCCAAGACGAAGGGAAAGCCGTCTCGCAAGGACTCCGACACGGTCACGCTCATGTGCAAGCCGCAGGCCGGTCAGTGCTCGACGACGACCACGACCACGACTTCGCCTTCGACCACCACGACGACGATCCCCATGTGCGGCAACGGCGTACGCGAGGGCGACGAGGAATGTGACGACGGCAATACCGACAATACCGACGGGTGTACGAACGCGTGCAAGCTTGCGGCATGCGGCGACGGCTTCGTTCACGCCGGCGTCGAGCAATGCGATCCGCCGTGCGGCACGGGCTGCGGCGCGGGTCAGATCTGCAACGAGTCGTGCCAGTGCGAGACGGCGAGCGCCTGCGCCTGCGGCACGCCGGACCCGACGCAGCTCAAGTTCACGACGTCAGCGCCGAGCAGCCTCCAGACGGGCTCGCTGATGCCGTCGAAGTGCGTGCAGTGCGTACTGCCGTCCAACTGCGGCAACGACTGCACCACGGACGCCGAGTGCATCGACGGCGGCACGTGCCGCGGCCCGCTCACGTCCGGTGGCCTGTACTTCGGGGGCGGATTGGTCGGCGTCGCGCTGCCGAACCAGGTCCCGGATCTCGGGACGTCGTTCACCAAGACGTGCTGCAACGGGACGAAGCTCGTGCTCGCCGCGACGACCGACACCGACACCGGCGTTGACGCGCGGACCTGCACGAGCGCTGGCTGCCTCTTCGGGCCGCCCCTTCCGATCCCGAACCAGAACAATGCCGCGGTGAGCACGTGCGTCATCAACAGCATCGCCCGGAACGCGGTCGGGACGGCGACGTGCACGACGGGCGACACGCCGCAGTTGAGTCTGCCGCTCACCTCCGTGATCTACCTGACAGGCGACATCGACAACGAGCCGGCGAATGGCATCCAGCCGTGTCCGATCTGCCGGCCCGACACCAACGTCTGCATGGGTGGCCCGAACGACGGTATGCCGTGTACGCCCGGCGACTCCGGACCCGACTTCCCGAACGGGCCCTACCCGACCAGCCACGACTGTCCGCCGCCGGAGCCCCAGATCATCGGGCAGCTTCCGATCGGATTCAACCTCTCGTCGGGCACGCAGACGGTGAACTCGTTCTCCACCTCCGCCCAGCAGCGCGCGTTCTGCGCCTACTGCTTCGACGACGTGGCGACGAGCCAGTTCGAGCGGCCGCCGCATGCGTGCACGTCGGACAGCGACTGCACGACCGGGAATTTCACCTCGTGTCGGCAGCAGAGCGCCCACAACGGTGCTTTCGGCAACACCGGGGCCACCACGATCACCGAGACGGGCACCCCCGCCGGGTCCCTCGTCGATCACCTGCCACACGCCTCGACGCTAGTGAGCGTGTTCTGCATTCCGCCCACGTACAACCCCATCATCGACCCGACGGCCGACCTGCCCGGTCCCGGCGCCGTCAGCCTGCCCGGGTCGGCGCAGCTTATTCCACAGCCTCTAGCGGCACGCGGACAAGGAGTGGAGCCATGA